One segment of Methanolinea mesophila DNA contains the following:
- a CDS encoding DUF2341 domain-containing protein gives MTPDEGSFGSPAYAPAEVLVRFKPITGVTANQKKVRYAATHSFAGGEPSKDFSNAGLPDLQLVKLKEGVSVEDAVAAYLQSPDVAYAEPNYLITVSPDTPVSIFAIPDGQDSPVNDPCFPLQWGLMNTGQVVNNVSGTPGDDISAPGSWKVSTGSPSVVIAVIDTGIDLAHPDLAPNIWTNSGEIPSNGIDDDLNGYVDDVHGYDFYANDALPSDENGHGSHCAGIIGATGNNGQGITGIGWNVNLMPIRFLGPDGSGTIADAIEAIGYANRMGADIISLSWGSPVRDQALDEVLSQSGALVVCAAGNSGADIDSLPYYPASFGSPNIISVAATDQDDKLPVFSNYGEQSVDIGAPGVSILSCTPGASYSYMSGTSMAAPFVAGVAGLLKSQDPALTPGEMKERILSGCTRVSSLEGKVACGGRLNAAGALEVSTGTGSAVPEPTATPTATPQPISDMPSIAPENPGFTEYRESSALMSTGQDSTQVSEGFRPSPVDKTAMTGASLEFSEVQIFSLPDSYDLRTENKVTSVKNQGSCGSCWAFATFGSLESVLLTSEYRDFSENNLKNTHGFDYGSCSGGNFDMSTAYLARWSGPVNETDDPYDPYSSTSPTGLTSQKQVQEVFLIPARSGPLDNDNLKTAVMQYGGVATAFYWSSAYLSGYNYYYSGTASENHAVTIVGWDDNRAISGAPGPGAFLIKNSWGSGWGDGGYFWISYYDSRVAKQNMLVTSEPRGTYEAIYQYDPLGWTAQLGYGSTTAWGANVFTSTGNEHISAVGFYSEVPGTQYQVYIYKNPTSGPLNPAGYSASKTGTIAIPGYHSISLDEPVEIGTGEKFSVVVRLTTPGYVYPLPIERPITGYSSAARASAGQSYVSSSGSSWQDLSTLYANTNACIKAYTAKSSLPVADFSGSPKEGIVPLTVTFFDSSTGNPTSWKWDVNGDGVTDFSTKNCSFTYTTPGVYTVKLNVTNQFGSSEIVKTGYIRGIAAPPFPEGWTYRKLHALAGSSSGDQTDYQIRFIVHRIAGTDLGENVYLGPDVKPDFSDLRFTTLDNVPVPYWIQETGSDYAIVWARIPSIPSTGTQVYLYYGNPSASAVSSGESTFVFFDDFNDNHLDSAKWTGVASGGSSAMVEQNQRLEARSDGTNRPYIRSIGTFSAPYALDFSAQKSEDIETAVHWDGTITGTADVITNGYYAPWYVSWNTPSTFRITRSAGGSRTDLSSVAASLDTAWHSYSVRMLPQGISVFFDDVSLMSAETSWRTSGYIGLSARERPSGTTASYDDVRVRKLVPDEPDHASWGSAEYHPVPPVASFSAEPRSGEVPLTVRFTDTSTGNPTSWAWDANGDSVIDNTSRNCTFTYTNPGSYSVSLTIRNASGYSNTTVVSNYVTASPPMPFLSGWSNRKIHTITGSPAGDQTDYQVRFKVYRTSGSDSGENVFLGSGVKPDFSDLRFTTSDNTPFPYWIQETGSDYALVWVRIPSIPSAGTQIYLYYGNPSAPAVSSGESTFVFFDDFNDNHLDSAKWTGVASGGSSALVEQNQRLEAKSDGTNRPYLRSIGTFSAPYALDFSAQKSEDLETAVHWDGTITGVADVITNGYYAPWYVSWNTPTTFRITRSAGGSRTDLASVAASLDTAWHSYSIRTLPSGISAYFDDSLLLASSDTSRTSGYFGLSARERPAGTTAYYDNVRVRKYVANEPGHGSWGADEYHPVPPVTSFSAEPRSGEVPLTVWFTDTSTGNPTSWAWDVNGDSVIDNTSRNCTFTYYDPGSYPVSLTITNTTGYSNTTTISGYITTTLPPPFLAGWSYRKVHSLTGSSSGTQSDYQVRFKVYRTTGTDSGENVYLGSAVNPDFSDLRFATPDDILMPYWIEERGSDYALIWVRIPSIPSAGTQIYLYYGNPSAPAMSSGESTFVFFDDFNDNQLDSAKWTGVASGGSSALVEQNQRLEARSDGTNRPYLRSHGTFSAPYALDFSAQKSEDLETAVHWDGTITGVADVITNGYYAPWYVSWNTPTTFRITRSAGGSRTDLASVAASLDTAWHSYSIRTLPSGISVYFDDSLLLASSDTSRTSGYLGLSARERPAGTTAYYDNVRVRKYVANEPGHALWGSPEDYNP, from the coding sequence ATGACCCCTGACGAAGGGTCCTTCGGGTCACCGGCATACGCACCTGCGGAGGTCTTGGTCAGGTTCAAACCGATTACCGGGGTCACGGCAAATCAGAAAAAGGTCCGTTATGCAGCCACCCATTCTTTTGCCGGAGGCGAGCCTTCAAAGGATTTTTCCAACGCAGGACTTCCCGATCTGCAACTGGTAAAATTAAAGGAGGGGGTAAGCGTTGAAGATGCGGTAGCCGCATATTTGCAGTCGCCCGATGTCGCCTACGCTGAACCAAATTATCTGATCACCGTATCGCCTGATACCCCGGTTTCGATCTTCGCCATCCCGGACGGACAGGATTCACCCGTAAACGATCCCTGCTTTCCCCTCCAGTGGGGTCTGATGAATACAGGACAGGTGGTGAATAATGTATCAGGGACCCCAGGGGACGATATTTCTGCACCCGGCTCCTGGAAGGTCAGCACGGGGTCCCCCTCCGTGGTAATCGCGGTCATCGACACCGGGATAGATCTCGCCCACCCGGACCTTGCCCCCAACATCTGGACTAATTCTGGAGAGATCCCGTCGAATGGCATCGACGACGACCTCAACGGCTATGTGGATGATGTCCATGGATATGACTTCTATGCAAATGACGCGCTTCCTTCAGACGAAAATGGACATGGATCACATTGCGCAGGGATCATCGGGGCCACCGGAAATAACGGCCAGGGAATCACGGGGATCGGCTGGAACGTAAATCTTATGCCGATCCGGTTCCTGGGTCCTGACGGATCGGGGACGATCGCCGATGCCATCGAGGCGATAGGGTATGCAAACCGGATGGGGGCGGATATTATCAGCCTCTCCTGGGGCTCTCCCGTGAGGGACCAGGCACTGGATGAAGTACTGTCGCAGTCAGGCGCACTTGTGGTCTGCGCCGCGGGTAATTCGGGTGCAGATATCGATTCTCTTCCTTATTATCCAGCCTCGTTCGGAAGTCCCAATATCATCTCCGTGGCCGCGACCGACCAGGATGACAAACTCCCGGTATTTTCAAATTACGGGGAACAATCGGTTGACATCGGGGCCCCGGGCGTCAGCATCCTGAGCTGCACTCCCGGTGCGTCATACTCCTATATGTCCGGTACCTCAATGGCGGCACCATTCGTGGCGGGTGTAGCAGGACTTCTGAAATCTCAGGATCCGGCGCTCACTCCGGGCGAAATGAAGGAACGGATTCTCTCAGGATGCACTCGTGTGTCTTCCCTTGAAGGAAAGGTGGCGTGTGGCGGACGATTAAATGCTGCCGGGGCCCTCGAGGTTTCCACCGGAACAGGATCCGCGGTGCCTGAACCGACCGCGACGCCCACGGCCACGCCTCAGCCGATCTCCGATATGCCGTCGATCGCCCCGGAAAACCCTGGGTTCACAGAATATCGCGAGTCTTCCGCTCTGATGTCGACCGGACAGGACTCGACCCAGGTGAGCGAAGGGTTCAGGCCCTCCCCGGTGGATAAAACCGCCATGACGGGGGCATCACTGGAGTTCTCAGAAGTCCAGATATTTTCTCTCCCCGACTCATACGACCTCCGGACGGAGAACAAAGTCACCAGCGTAAAAAACCAGGGCTCGTGCGGATCCTGCTGGGCGTTTGCGACATTCGGATCCCTCGAATCGGTGCTCCTCACCTCAGAGTACCGGGACTTTTCGGAGAACAACCTGAAAAACACCCATGGATTCGATTACGGGTCCTGTTCGGGCGGCAACTTCGATATGTCGACCGCCTACCTGGCACGATGGAGCGGGCCGGTCAACGAGACCGATGATCCGTACGACCCGTATTCCTCAACATCGCCCACAGGACTCACGTCCCAGAAACAGGTTCAGGAAGTCTTCCTCATCCCTGCACGCAGCGGTCCGCTGGACAACGACAACCTCAAGACTGCGGTGATGCAGTATGGTGGAGTCGCGACTGCATTTTACTGGAGCAGCGCGTATCTCAGCGGGTATAACTACTATTATTCCGGTACAGCATCCGAGAACCACGCAGTAACAATCGTGGGATGGGACGACAACCGGGCAATCTCCGGGGCCCCGGGCCCGGGGGCTTTCCTGATAAAGAACAGCTGGGGGAGCGGATGGGGTGATGGAGGGTATTTCTGGATCTCTTACTACGATTCGAGGGTCGCAAAACAGAACATGCTGGTCACATCCGAGCCGCGGGGAACTTATGAAGCGATTTACCAGTACGATCCCCTCGGATGGACCGCCCAACTGGGATACGGTTCAACGACGGCGTGGGGCGCCAACGTGTTCACTTCAACCGGAAACGAACATATCAGCGCGGTAGGATTCTATTCGGAGGTGCCCGGCACCCAATACCAGGTCTACATCTATAAAAATCCCACAAGCGGCCCCCTCAACCCTGCAGGATACTCCGCCTCAAAGACCGGAACGATCGCGATCCCCGGATATCATTCAATCAGCCTGGACGAACCCGTGGAGATCGGTACAGGTGAAAAATTCTCCGTTGTTGTACGGCTGACCACCCCCGGATACGTGTACCCCCTTCCCATAGAGAGACCCATCACCGGGTACTCGAGCGCGGCACGTGCATCGGCGGGACAAAGTTACGTGAGCTCATCCGGGTCTTCGTGGCAGGACCTTTCAACGCTGTACGCGAACACGAACGCATGCATCAAGGCATATACCGCAAAAAGCAGTCTCCCGGTCGCTGACTTCTCCGGTAGTCCCAAAGAAGGCATAGTCCCGTTGACGGTGACCTTTTTCGATTCATCGACCGGAAATCCCACATCATGGAAGTGGGACGTGAACGGAGACGGTGTGACCGATTTTTCAACGAAGAACTGTTCTTTCACGTATACTACTCCGGGGGTCTACACGGTAAAGCTGAACGTGACCAACCAGTTCGGCTCATCCGAAATAGTAAAAACAGGGTATATACGAGGGATTGCCGCTCCTCCCTTCCCCGAGGGCTGGACCTATCGGAAGCTGCATGCCCTGGCAGGGTCGTCTTCCGGCGACCAGACCGATTACCAGATCAGATTTATAGTGCATCGCATAGCCGGTACCGACCTGGGAGAGAATGTGTATCTTGGACCCGATGTGAAACCTGACTTCTCCGATCTCAGGTTCACCACGCTCGACAACGTCCCGGTACCATACTGGATCCAGGAAACCGGGTCAGACTATGCGATCGTCTGGGCTAGGATCCCGTCGATCCCCTCTACAGGGACACAGGTATATCTCTATTATGGCAATCCCTCCGCTTCTGCAGTGAGCAGTGGGGAATCTACCTTCGTCTTCTTCGACGATTTCAACGATAACCACCTTGATTCCGCGAAATGGACCGGTGTTGCCTCGGGAGGTTCCTCAGCGATGGTTGAGCAGAACCAGCGCCTCGAAGCCCGGTCCGACGGCACGAACCGCCCATATATCCGGAGCATCGGTACCTTCTCCGCGCCCTATGCCCTCGACTTCTCCGCACAGAAATCCGAGGATATCGAGACTGCCGTTCACTGGGATGGGACAATTACCGGGACGGCCGACGTCATCACGAACGGCTATTACGCTCCCTGGTACGTGTCATGGAACACCCCGAGCACCTTCCGGATCACGAGGTCCGCCGGGGGATCCCGAACCGATCTTTCGAGTGTGGCGGCATCCCTTGATACCGCCTGGCATTCCTATTCGGTCAGAATGTTGCCCCAGGGCATCTCGGTATTCTTTGACGATGTTTCCCTTATGAGTGCTGAGACCTCCTGGAGGACTTCAGGCTATATCGGACTTTCCGCAAGAGAGAGACCCAGCGGCACAACAGCGTCCTATGATGACGTGAGGGTCAGAAAACTGGTGCCGGATGAGCCCGATCATGCAAGCTGGGGATCTGCCGAGTATCATCCGGTGCCGCCCGTCGCATCTTTTTCCGCCGAACCGCGTTCCGGCGAGGTCCCTCTGACGGTCAGGTTTACCGACACTTCCACCGGGAACCCCACGTCCTGGGCATGGGATGCGAATGGTGATTCGGTGATTGACAATACCTCGCGGAACTGTACCTTTACCTACACGAATCCGGGGAGCTATTCGGTCTCCCTCACCATAAGGAACGCATCAGGGTATTCCAATACCACGGTAGTATCCAACTATGTGACTGCTTCCCCCCCAATGCCTTTCCTCTCTGGCTGGTCCAACCGCAAAATTCATACCATCACCGGATCGCCGGCCGGCGACCAGACCGATTACCAGGTCAGGTTTAAAGTGTATCGCACGTCGGGAAGTGACTCGGGTGAAAATGTGTTCCTTGGATCCGGCGTAAAACCTGACTTCTCCGATCTCAGGTTCACCACCTCCGACAACACCCCGTTTCCCTACTGGATCCAGGAGACAGGATCCGATTATGCTCTTGTATGGGTCAGGATCCCCTCAATTCCCTCTGCAGGTACGCAAATTTATCTCTATTACGGCAACCCGTCCGCACCTGCAGTGAGCAGCGGAGAATCAACATTCGTCTTCTTCGATGATTTCAACGACAACCACCTTGACTCCGCGAAATGGACCGGTGTAGCCTCGGGAGGATCCTCGGCGCTGGTCGAACAGAACCAGCGGCTCGAAGCGAAGTCCGACGGGACAAACCGCCCCTATCTCAGGAGCATCGGCACTTTCTCCGCGCCCTATGCCCTCGATTTCTCCGCACAAAAATCAGAGGACCTCGAGACTGCCGTCCACTGGGACGGCACGATCACGGGAGTCGCCGATGTCATCACGAACGGATATTACGCCCCATGGTACGTGTCCTGGAACACCCCCACTACGTTCAGGATTACCAGGTCTGCCGGAGGGTCGAGGACCGATCTTGCGAGCGTCGCCGCATCTCTCGATACGGCCTGGCATTCCTACTCGATCAGGACCCTGCCTTCAGGGATATCGGCATACTTCGACGATTCTCTGCTGCTCGCAAGTTCGGACACTTCCAGGACTTCGGGCTATTTCGGGCTCTCCGCCAGGGAAAGGCCCGCTGGGACCACCGCGTATTATGACAACGTCCGTGTGAGAAAATATGTGGCAAACGAACCGGGGCATGGGTCCTGGGGAGCGGACGAGTACCATCCTGTGCCTCCCGTCACTTCATTTTCCGCGGAACCACGGTCAGGCGAAGTACCGCTGACAGTCTGGTTTACCGACACTTCCACCGGGAACCCCACGTCCTGGGCGTGGGACGTGAATGGCGATTCCGTGATCGACAATACCTCGCGGAACTGCACCTTTACGTACTATGACCCCGGGAGTTATCCGGTTTCCCTCACCATCACGAACACAACGGGATACTCCAACACCACCACGATATCCGGGTACATCACCACGACCCTGCCACCACCCTTCCTGGCAGGATGGTCCTACCGTAAGGTACACAGCCTGACCGGGTCGTCATCCGGCACCCAGAGCGACTACCAGGTCAGGTTTAAAGTATACCGAACGACCGGTACCGACTCGGGGGAGAATGTCTACCTCGGATCAGCCGTAAATCCGGACTTCTCTGATCTCAGGTTCGCCACTCCGGACGATATCCTGATGCCGTACTGGATCGAAGAAAGGGGATCCGATTATGCTCTTATATGGGTCAGGATCCCCTCAATTCCCTCTGCAGGTACGCAAATTTATCTCTATTACGGCAATCCGTCCGCACCTGCAATGAGCAGCGGGGAATCTACATTCGTCTTCTTCGATGATTTCAACGACAATCAGCTTGACTCCGCGAAATGGACCGGTGTTGCCTCGGGAGGATCCTCCGCGCTGGTTGAACAGAACCAGCGGCTCGAGGCAAGGTCCGACGGGACAAACCGCCCCTATCTCAGGAGCCACGGTACCTTCTCCGCGCCCTATGCCCTCGATTTCTCCGCACAAAAATCAGAGGACCTCGAGACTGCCGTCCACTGGGACGGCACGATCACGGGAGTCGCCGATGTCATCACGAACGGGTATTACGCCCCATGGTACGTGTCCTGGAACACCCCCACTACGTTCAGGATTACCAGGTCTGCCGGAGGGTCGAGGACCGATCTTGCAAGCGTCGCCGCATCTCTCGATACGGCCTGGCATTCCTACTCGATCAGGACCCTGCCTTCAGGGATATCGGTTTACTTCGACGATTCTCTGCTGCTCGCAAGTTCGGACACTTCCAGGACTTCGGGCTATCTCGGGCTCTCCGCCAGGGAAAGGCCCGCGGGGACCACCGCGTATTACGACAACGTCCGTGTGAGAAAATATGTGGCGAACGAACCGGGACATGCGCTCTGGGGAAGCCCGGAGGACTACAATCCATAA